Genomic DNA from Alistipes sp. ZOR0009:
GAGGTTGTTGTTTAAAAAAAAGTTGCTGCTATTTACTCTTGCTACCTTTCTGGTGATGATGCTGTGCGGAACGCTGCTGCTTATTCTACAAGATTTTGTGCACTCCCAGGTGCTGTCTATATTTATAGCCAAGCCGACAACCATCAATCGCTTCGAGGCTCTATCAGCCATGGTAGATATTAACACGGTGCTCATAATTCCGTTGGTGATAAAGATAGTGGAGCATGGCTACCGTAATATGCAGCGCAGCGAATTGCTCGAGCGCGAGAAGTTGGAGACTGAACTACAATTCCTAAAAACACAAATTCATCCTCACTTCTTTTTCAATACGCTCAACAACCTTTACTCGTTGGTTTTAAAGAAATCGGACAGGGCTCCAGAGGTGGTGCTAATGCTTAGTGCGCTGATGCGCTATGTGTTGTACGAATCAAACGTAGCGCGGGTATCGGTGGATAAGGAATTGAATCACATAAGCAACTACATCAACCTTGAAAAGTTGCGCTTGCCTGCCGACTCAGAAATTCGTTTTACCGTGCATGGCAATGTGGCGGCAATGACTATCGAGCCAATGCTACTTATCCCAATTATTGAAAATTGCTTTAAGCACGCTTCTGCTCCTGTTGGCGACAGCATCTGGATTCTGATCGACATTAAGGTGGAAGAGGGGCTCCTGATTATGAATACCGAAAATAGCATTGATACGGCCAGCCAAGGAGCAGATAAGGGGCCTCATGGTGTGGGTATGAAAAATGTGAAGCGGAGGCTCGAATTGTTGTACCCCAACCGTTACGACCTTAAGGCAATTACCGATGGATTTTCGTATCTATGTAAACTAAAAATAGAACTAAGCTAGTATGGGCAAAAAAATCAGCTGCTTAATTGTAGACGATGAGCCGCTTGCTGCCGACATCATCGAGGAGTACCTTTCGCGTATGGATGGGTACGAGCTGGTTGCCAAGTGCAACTCTGCGATTCAGGCTTTCAGTATCCTTTCTCAAAACAAGATAGATCTGCTGTTTTTGGATATTCAGATGCCAAAGCTTACAGGAATCGAGTTTCTAAAATCGCTTCATAATAAGCCGAAGGTTATTTTTACAACCGCCTACAGCGAGTATGCCCTCGAAGGCTATGATTTGGATGTGGTGGATTACTTGTTAAAGCCAATTCCTTTCGAACGGTTTCTTCGCGCTATAGACAAGGCTTCGCGTCTTATTTCGTCGAGCACTGTGCTTGCTTCTCAGGCTGGAAACTCGCATGCAGCATCGGAACCGTACATATATGTGCGGGAGGATAAGATTACCCAAAAAATTTTCCTGTCCGAAATTTTATATATCGAAAGCCAGGGTAACTATGTGAAAATTGTTTGCACTAATCGTGAGATTACTTCTTACTCCTCAATTTCCTTAATAGAGGAAAAGTTGCCAGAAAACTTGTTTTTGAGGGTTCATCGGAGTTTTATTGTATCTACCGATAAGATTACGGCTTTCTCAGGTACAACCATTATGATTGGAAAGATTCAGATACCTATTGGGCGTAGCTACAAAACGTTGGTTGAGCAAATCCTGAATCAGGAATAGAGGATAATTAGTTAAAAGCCAAACTATTTTTGTTTGGCTTTTGATGTATTTAGATGTATTTAGATAGCTGCTTACTAGATTATATTTTCGTCGAAACCACGTCGCTCCATCTTTCCCCACTCTCGCTTGCCTCTAAAGAAATAGTCGAAGTTGCCTTTTACCATCCAGTAAAAGTTAAGAGGATGGTAAAAGAAGGGTTCTACCATGGCCATTAGCATCAGCTTCACCAAATCTATTTTGCGGTTGTAGTGGTGATAGGTTATCTCTTCGGAAAGGATAGATAGTAGTGTAATCATCAAGAAGAAGGAGTAGACTACTATAAAGAGGAAAATGTAAAATGGTATATTTAGTAGCCCCATTGAGAGGGTAATAAGCACGTAAGCAATACCCAAAAACTCGATAGGAATAAGTATCCACTCCATAAATACGGTGTATGGAAAACTTACTAGTCCAATAAATCCAAATTTAGGATTAAGCATCATTTTTCGGTGAGCGAAGATTGATTCGATAAAGCCGCGGCTCCATCTGTTTCGTTGACGAGAGAGCACGTTGGCGTCTGATGGAGCTTCTGTCCAGCAAAGAGGGTCTGGTATAAAGTCGACAACATATTTTTTCTTGGCGACTTCTCGCATATAGCGATGAATTCTTACCACCAGCTCCATGTCCTCGCCAACTATTCCATGACGGTAACCTCCAGCCTTAACTACAATATCTTTGTCGAACATACCTAGTGCTCCTGAAATGATTAGTAGTCCACGGAGGTAAGCCCATCCCATTCGAGAAAGGGTAAATACCCTGAAATATTCGAGAACTTGGAAGCGTTCGAGCCAGCCATCAGGTAGGTTAACCTGTACTACTTTGCCATCTTTTACCTCGCACGAGTTGACAATACGAATAACACCTCCAACAGCCACCACTTGCTTGTCTTTTTCTTCCAAAAATGGTCTTACAAGTTTTAGTAGCCCGTCGTTTTCTATAATGCAGTCTACATCGATGCATAGCAGCAACTTTTTTGTAGAAAGGTTGATTCCTGCATTGAGTGCATCTGCTTTGCCTCCATTTTCCTTATCGATAATTACTAAATGACTGTATGCTAAGTTTCGTGATTTGTATACGGCTCTGACTGGTGCTGTCTCGAGCGTTGCTGTTGGAACATACTTTACAGGGGCAAGGTTAAAGGCTTCGATGAGTTTGTTCAACGAATCGTCTTTACTACCATCGTTTACAATAATTATTTCGAAATCGGAGTAGCTTATCGAGAGAATAGAACGAACGTTCTCGACAATTGTTTTCCCTTCGTTATAGGCTGGGGCAACGATGGTGATTCCGGGTAGATATTTAGAGGATATGAGGTCGTTTACTGGTTTGTATCGACCCTTTATTTGGTGCTTACGCAGCGCAATAACAGAGACAATGGCAAGCGTTAGGTATGATATAACTACTCCCACCAAAATTATTAGAAATAGAATCTCGATAATGTGGTTTATACTCTCAAAAGTGATGTTCATTTGGATACCCCTTTCGTATTGTCGTTCATTAGAGTCTTAATTTCTTGTTTTTGAGGCTCATCAAACATTCCAATGATGACTTCTTGTTTGGTTATGACGGTTTGCATCATTTGCAGAATGAGCATCTTCATCTCTCTTTCTTTTTCATTGATCATCATATTTCGAGCCCAAAGCAGAGAATCTTCTGAAAAATAGGGTTGTATGGAGTAGAGTAGCTCTACTTTATTTTCCGATGGTGCATTTTCTATTGCTTCTACAATATGCTTTTCGTAGTCTACGTAGTCTAAGTTCATGAGGGTGTTCATGGCTGCTCTTGCTACCTTTATGTTTGGGTGTAGCAGCATCTTTTTTACAAGAGGGATGTGCTCTTCTTCGTAGTATTCGTGGATAAGATTTAGGCCTAAAATAATGACGCCTTCATTTTTGGATTTCAGAAGAAACCCGTAGTCTTTTATAGCTTTGTTTTGTAGGCGTATCGCCGTAATAATCTTTATCGCATCAAAACCGACAAGAAACTCCTTAGATTCAGAAAGATATTCGAGTACGTAGTCTATTTGATTTAAGCGGATAAGTCCCAGAATCGTTTCAAATTTAACGTACTTATTGCTGCTTTCCTGTAGTTTTTGTTTTAGATGGTCGGTAGAGTCTATGTCGTTAAAGGAGGATAGGGTTTTTATTGCCCATATTTTTCGGCTTGTTCTAATCGCATGCAGTTTTTTGCGAACAAAAGTGTTTAGGTTTAGCTCGAAAAAAAGGTCGTGAGTACGCTGTTTAAGTTCTCCTTTAAAGTTTAAGTTGAACATGTTAAGCGTATCTATAAAACTACGAATAATGAAATCGTTCGAAAGATAGTGCTTCATCTTGCTAAGCGCAAGATATTTGGTTTGCTTATCGCCGTAGATATAGTCGAGTATATTGCTGTAGTAGTTTTCGTAGTGTATCTTTTTTATAATTTGGTGCCCAATGCCCTTTGTCCTTGCCATTAGGGTTATTAGGAAAAATATTAACCCAGCAAGCATGCTGACAAAAATTGAATAGAAGAGCACCTTACTAATTGGTGGGAATTCAAAATTATCTCTCAAAAAGAAGTATATCCCACCAACGGATAGATGGAAATGGATGGTTGTCGTTACTATAAATGCAAATAAAATTAAAATCGAAACAATGTAGATGGCAATTAGTGAGTAGTTTGAAATGATATACTTATTTTTCTTATTGTTGGCTACAATGATGATTACCGCAAATACAATTAGTAATACGGTGAATGTTTTGTAAAATATTTCTACAATAGGTATTAGAAAAGCCGCTTTGAAACCTATTGTGCGAATAAATAGATAAAAGAGAATTATCCCCAGAATTGCAGCCAATCCTGAAATAAAAACATCGCGATGTTTCTTTAAAAAATCTCTCTTATGTAAGGCTGTCATTCTCTTATTTTTTTATTCTGTTTGTAAAAAGTAGAGAGTCTGGCATGAGTTTATTGTTTGAGCAGGTGTAGGCACACATCTTTTTAAACGAGCTTAAATAGTTGGCAAGCTTCGTCTGCTGCTTCGTGTTGTTTGATTCTGCAAGATCCATAGT
This window encodes:
- a CDS encoding sensor histidine kinase; its protein translation is MEEMSIYDITESNRINALLNKRWLRHLLYWGITVMFFTFFWGSDKNDYQTVLLNELMLLPPKLLAVYTVLMLLVPRLLFKKKLLLFTLATFLVMMLCGTLLLILQDFVHSQVLSIFIAKPTTINRFEALSAMVDINTVLIIPLVIKIVEHGYRNMQRSELLEREKLETELQFLKTQIHPHFFFNTLNNLYSLVLKKSDRAPEVVLMLSALMRYVLYESNVARVSVDKELNHISNYINLEKLRLPADSEIRFTVHGNVAAMTIEPMLLIPIIENCFKHASAPVGDSIWILIDIKVEEGLLIMNTENSIDTASQGADKGPHGVGMKNVKRRLELLYPNRYDLKAITDGFSYLCKLKIELS
- a CDS encoding LytR/AlgR family response regulator transcription factor is translated as MGKKISCLIVDDEPLAADIIEEYLSRMDGYELVAKCNSAIQAFSILSQNKIDLLFLDIQMPKLTGIEFLKSLHNKPKVIFTTAYSEYALEGYDLDVVDYLLKPIPFERFLRAIDKASRLISSSTVLASQAGNSHAASEPYIYVREDKITQKIFLSEILYIESQGNYVKIVCTNREITSYSSISLIEEKLPENLFLRVHRSFIVSTDKITAFSGTTIMIGKIQIPIGRSYKTLVEQILNQE
- a CDS encoding glycosyltransferase family 2 protein; this encodes MNITFESINHIIEILFLIILVGVVISYLTLAIVSVIALRKHQIKGRYKPVNDLISSKYLPGITIVAPAYNEGKTIVENVRSILSISYSDFEIIIVNDGSKDDSLNKLIEAFNLAPVKYVPTATLETAPVRAVYKSRNLAYSHLVIIDKENGGKADALNAGINLSTKKLLLCIDVDCIIENDGLLKLVRPFLEEKDKQVVAVGGVIRIVNSCEVKDGKVVQVNLPDGWLERFQVLEYFRVFTLSRMGWAYLRGLLIISGALGMFDKDIVVKAGGYRHGIVGEDMELVVRIHRYMREVAKKKYVVDFIPDPLCWTEAPSDANVLSRQRNRWSRGFIESIFAHRKMMLNPKFGFIGLVSFPYTVFMEWILIPIEFLGIAYVLITLSMGLLNIPFYIFLFIVVYSFFLMITLLSILSEEITYHHYNRKIDLVKLMLMAMVEPFFYHPLNFYWMVKGNFDYFFRGKREWGKMERRGFDENII
- a CDS encoding ABC transporter permease — protein: MTALHKRDFLKKHRDVFISGLAAILGIILFYLFIRTIGFKAAFLIPIVEIFYKTFTVLLIVFAVIIIVANNKKNKYIISNYSLIAIYIVSILILFAFIVTTTIHFHLSVGGIYFFLRDNFEFPPISKVLFYSIFVSMLAGLIFFLITLMARTKGIGHQIIKKIHYENYYSNILDYIYGDKQTKYLALSKMKHYLSNDFIIRSFIDTLNMFNLNFKGELKQRTHDLFFELNLNTFVRKKLHAIRTSRKIWAIKTLSSFNDIDSTDHLKQKLQESSNKYVKFETILGLIRLNQIDYVLEYLSESKEFLVGFDAIKIITAIRLQNKAIKDYGFLLKSKNEGVIILGLNLIHEYYEEEHIPLVKKMLLHPNIKVARAAMNTLMNLDYVDYEKHIVEAIENAPSENKVELLYSIQPYFSEDSLLWARNMMINEKEREMKMLILQMMQTVITKQEVIIGMFDEPQKQEIKTLMNDNTKGVSK